From a single Anaerolineales bacterium genomic region:
- a CDS encoding SAVED domain-containing protein: MRHDGLDPYIYARFEEGYLIMAIPEQKKTEESCWSSDHLKWLKDTGERLTTADGISVEVWEFCHEKDDSVLSSWARHFRNHYCFDVEIDYLRKGYGFSRAEYLNKIKFPDPTVAPGPGVRSGDFGEILIADYLEFFLGFWVPRVRYGLKVIADESSKGCDTLGFLFAKKGEESLNDIMVVYETKARLTADQLTDGKKLSGIQAAINGSAKDKLRIAESLNYIKQRFFDKQNLADADRIERFQNLDDRPYTEIYGAAALYSFDSFIPETISSAITNDHPKKDSLRLIIIKGEKIMDLVHELYERAANEA, encoded by the coding sequence ATGCGCCACGATGGACTTGATCCATATATTTATGCAAGATTTGAAGAGGGTTATTTAATTATGGCAATACCTGAACAGAAAAAAACGGAAGAAAGTTGCTGGTCATCAGACCATCTTAAATGGCTAAAAGACACAGGAGAGAGATTAACAACTGCCGATGGTATATCTGTGGAAGTATGGGAGTTTTGCCATGAAAAAGATGATTCTGTTCTTTCTTCATGGGCAAGACATTTTCGAAACCACTATTGCTTTGACGTGGAAATAGATTATTTGAGAAAAGGATATGGTTTTTCGAGAGCCGAATATCTTAATAAAATCAAATTTCCAGATCCAACTGTTGCCCCTGGACCAGGTGTTCGCTCGGGTGATTTTGGAGAGATACTAATTGCGGATTATTTAGAGTTTTTTCTTGGCTTTTGGGTTCCAAGAGTACGTTATGGTTTAAAAGTGATAGCCGATGAGTCGTCAAAGGGTTGTGATACTCTTGGTTTTCTATTTGCAAAAAAAGGCGAAGAATCCCTGAACGATATTATGGTGGTATATGAAACCAAAGCCCGATTAACTGCCGACCAATTGACTGATGGCAAAAAATTATCTGGCATTCAGGCGGCAATTAATGGCTCGGCTAAAGATAAACTGAGAATTGCTGAGTCGTTGAACTATATTAAACAGCGTTTCTTTGACAAACAGAATCTGGCTGATGCAGATCGAATTGAACGTTTTCAAAATCTAGATGACCGTCCGTATACAGAAATCTATGGGGCAGCAGCTTTATACTCTTTCGATTCATTTATTCCAGAAACCATAAGTAGTGCAATTACTAATGACCATCCTAAAAAAGATTCACTCCGCCTAATAATTATAAAAGGTGAAAAAATAATGGATTTGGTTCATGAGCTTTATGAGAGAGCTGCCAATGAAGCCTGA
- a CDS encoding AAA family ATPase gives MLSALFTSVADALILYAIDKLDPAERIKSWLRLDPARLAFKKALARAYSAFARQYPEYTSSLFDQPFLSTDALPEFSKLLTRNQHPDPALLAQAWGLSLGTSADFAQAATKPAAYFLERFEAELKAEPALQSLFDSRTLESLPKLEAEIQKLSTDLQRGLDEALKAATDYQKVTLHIGGDVKNSNIVIGDNNNVINNYYYSGDFIALNEYYIPPDGVFQRVRVDEFVGRDWLTAKVDAFLNDPNRKSGAFLLIGDAGVGKTSFMAHLVKERRYLHLFAEQAPGKAMLQRAMQSLGSQLVTRYQIDPYKDRDTLNALSVFPDFLERILRLAASTLTEGEKIVIVCDALDEAGTFPDHFVFGLPKELPDGVYFILSQRPVNVKLPNFEPVIEKLEAQGEGNLQDMQAYLSAVVKRPEVAGQIRSKEYSEEFFIQTLKEKSQGVWMYLHYIIKEIESGARAPLDLANLPTGLVGYYAEYWDTWRTGKRGKGEEAWDDLYAPLLTTVAAAQEAIPVDWLIQWADVNAKPREVIRLLTEHWRAFFTEKDKDGKKTYTPYHLSFKDFITGKVDMSKLPPAQANLVKDLAAQTVDAHKRIVNAFEKECNGEWEKLVEQDYPRLHLTAHLNGAGEYEKLRIMLTEGDEKVKWAEAREKKEETYASYLNDLTYVWDYAEREQNYALAIRCMLIENSIHSLAANIPPELLAELAKAGIWSYERCLEVIRENSDSDSQKKSLRLIAADLPKFLLQEALSIAEQIKDESDHAHALESLAPFLGEELIQQVLRDARKLKYEPDRIKLLAELIPYLEDELKSQVLQESFTAAHQIKEQDDRFGYYHYTHAIVALAPHVEAKLKSQALQEAFVATRKLGPVIRVSELTNLIPHLGMLGNEIKSQAYNEAVNAIYETKACYNELVYSQVLEIFAPCMEDEIKSQIFKLACEITDESNRARVLISLVPYLREDLNLQLIEIIREIKDKNYLARGLALFASKSKNELKSTIMQEALIAAKSVTNRTNQASVLAILAPHFEKELRLQVLQDALTVTKKIGDEHQFPNTIGKFLPHSSDELKSQILADAYKKKR, from the coding sequence ATGCTATCCGCCCTCTTCACCAGCGTCGCGGACGCGCTCATCTTGTATGCGATAGACAAACTCGACCCAGCCGAGCGGATCAAATCCTGGCTGCGGTTGGACCCTGCACGGCTGGCGTTCAAAAAGGCATTGGCAAGAGCGTACTCAGCATTCGCTCGTCAATATCCCGAATACACCTCCTCCTTGTTTGACCAGCCTTTCCTCAGCACGGACGCTCTCCCTGAATTCTCCAAATTACTAACCAGAAATCAGCACCCTGACCCAGCCTTGCTTGCTCAGGCGTGGGGACTTTCACTTGGCACTAGCGCGGACTTTGCTCAAGCCGCCACAAAACCAGCCGCGTATTTCCTTGAGCGCTTTGAAGCGGAACTCAAGGCAGAGCCAGCCTTGCAATCTCTTTTTGACTCGCGGACATTGGAAAGCCTGCCCAAGCTTGAAGCGGAGATTCAGAAGCTATCTACTGACCTTCAGCGCGGACTGGACGAGGCGCTGAAAGCAGCAACTGATTACCAAAAAGTAACTTTACACATTGGCGGGGATGTCAAGAACTCTAATATCGTCATTGGCGATAACAACAACGTCATCAACAATTACTATTACTCAGGTGATTTCATCGCCCTCAACGAGTACTACATCCCGCCCGATGGAGTCTTCCAGCGCGTGCGCGTGGATGAGTTCGTCGGTCGTGACTGGCTGACCGCCAAAGTGGACGCATTCCTGAATGACCCGAACCGCAAATCAGGCGCTTTCCTGTTGATCGGTGATGCAGGTGTGGGCAAGACTTCCTTCATGGCGCATTTGGTGAAGGAGCGCAGATACCTGCACCTCTTCGCGGAGCAAGCCCCTGGAAAGGCAATGCTACAGCGGGCAATGCAGTCGCTGGGATCACAGCTCGTCACGCGCTACCAGATCGACCCATACAAAGACCGCGACACGCTAAACGCGCTTTCGGTATTTCCAGATTTTCTCGAAAGGATACTGCGACTCGCCGCCAGCACGTTGACCGAGGGCGAGAAGATCGTTATCGTCTGTGACGCACTCGATGAAGCAGGGACATTCCCCGATCACTTTGTCTTTGGCTTGCCAAAGGAATTGCCCGATGGTGTGTACTTCATCCTCTCACAGCGACCCGTAAACGTGAAGCTGCCGAACTTCGAGCCAGTGATCGAAAAACTCGAAGCACAGGGTGAGGGCAATCTGCAAGATATGCAAGCTTATTTGAGCGCCGTCGTAAAGCGACCTGAAGTGGCGGGACAAATTCGCTCGAAGGAATATTCCGAAGAATTTTTCATCCAGACCCTGAAAGAGAAAAGCCAGGGCGTGTGGATGTACCTGCACTACATCATCAAAGAGATCGAGAGCGGAGCGCGTGCGCCATTGGACCTGGCGAATTTACCCACAGGCTTGGTGGGATATTACGCCGAATATTGGGACACCTGGCGGACAGGCAAACGCGGCAAAGGCGAGGAAGCCTGGGATGACCTGTATGCGCCCTTGCTGACCACTGTCGCAGCCGCACAGGAAGCCATCCCAGTGGACTGGTTGATCCAATGGGCGGACGTGAACGCCAAACCCCGCGAAGTGATCCGCCTGCTCACCGAACATTGGCGTGCCTTTTTCACCGAAAAAGATAAAGACGGCAAAAAGACATATACCCCATACCACTTGAGTTTCAAGGACTTCATCACAGGCAAAGTGGATATGAGCAAACTACCACCCGCACAAGCCAACCTTGTAAAAGACCTTGCCGCCCAAACTGTGGACGCTCACAAACGCATTGTGAACGCATTTGAAAAAGAATGTAACGGCGAATGGGAAAAACTGGTGGAGCAGGATTACCCCCGCTTGCACCTGACCGCTCACCTGAATGGTGCTGGGGAGTATGAAAAACTGCGAATCATGCTCACCGAAGGGGATGAAAAAGTCAAGTGGGCAGAGGCAAGGGAAAAGAAAGAAGAAACCTACGCAAGCTATTTGAACGATCTGACTTATGTTTGGGATTATGCCGAGCGGGAGCAGAACTACGCGCTGGCAATTCGTTGTATGTTGATCGAGAATAGTATTCATTCGTTGGCGGCAAATATTCCACCTGAGTTGTTGGCGGAATTGGCGAAGGCAGGGATTTGGAGTTACGAGAGGTGTTTGGAGGTGATTCGAGAAAATTCAGATTCCGACTCCCAAAAAAAATCTTTGAGATTAATTGCCGCCGACCTCCCAAAGTTTTTATTACAAGAAGCCTTGTCGATAGCAGAACAGATCAAGGATGAGTCCGATCATGCACATGCATTGGAGTCTCTTGCGCCATTCTTAGGAGAGGAACTTATTCAGCAAGTACTTAGGGATGCTCGTAAACTCAAATATGAACCTGATCGCATTAAATTATTAGCAGAACTTATTCCGTACTTGGAAGATGAGCTCAAATCGCAAGTACTTCAAGAAAGTTTTACGGCAGCGCATCAAATAAAAGAACAAGATGACCGTTTTGGTTATTATCATTACACTCATGCAATAGTTGCTCTCGCACCACACGTAGAAGCCAAACTCAAATCACAAGCCCTGCAAGAAGCATTTGTTGCAACGCGCAAACTGGGACCAGTTATTCGCGTCTCCGAATTAACAAACTTGATTCCACATTTAGGAATGCTAGGAAATGAAATCAAATCTCAAGCATATAATGAAGCAGTCAATGCAATATACGAAACTAAAGCTTGTTACAACGAACTCGTTTACTCCCAAGTGCTAGAAATTTTTGCCCCTTGCATGGAAGATGAAATAAAGTCTCAAATATTTAAATTAGCATGCGAAATTACAGATGAATCTAACCGCGCAAGAGTTTTGATTTCTCTTGTACCGTATTTAAGGGAAGATCTCAACTTGCAGTTGATTGAAATCATACGTGAAATCAAAGACAAAAACTATCTCGCAAGAGGATTAGCACTTTTTGCGTCTAAATCAAAAAACGAACTTAAATCAACAATAATGCAGGAAGCATTAATAGCAGCAAAATCTGTTACAAATAGGACTAACCAAGCTAGTGTATTGGCAATTCTTGCCCCTCATTTTGAGAAAGAATTAAGGCTTCAAGTTCTTCAGGATGCATTAACTGTGACTAAAAAAATCGGGGATGAGCACCAGTTTCCCAATACGATTGGAAAATTTCTGCCTCATTCAAGTGATGAACTAAAATCACAAATACTCGCAGACGCTTACAAAAAAAAAAGATGA
- a CDS encoding sigma-70 family RNA polymerase sigma factor has protein sequence MDESRSAVQRMKRGDIGGLEILVSRHQVRAVRTAFLILQDEDAAQDVAQETFLRLYQRIHQFDDRLPFEPYLLKSVVHAALNHARRNTKFTSLDGDPAEAESLLDGADQPEAQVEARQLSQEILDALSKLSPRQRAVIVQRYYLEMSEKEMSEHMQAAPGTIKWLLNAARTRLRDLLRTERSSQ, from the coding sequence ATGGATGAATCCCGAAGCGCCGTGCAGCGGATGAAGCGCGGCGACATCGGCGGGCTGGAGATTCTGGTCAGCCGCCATCAAGTGCGGGCAGTGCGGACTGCATTTCTCATTCTGCAGGATGAGGATGCTGCACAGGATGTTGCGCAGGAGACCTTCCTTCGTCTCTATCAACGCATCCATCAATTCGATGACCGCCTGCCGTTCGAGCCGTACCTGCTGAAAAGCGTGGTCCATGCTGCGTTGAACCACGCCCGTCGCAATACAAAATTTACATCGCTGGATGGCGACCCCGCCGAGGCGGAGTCCCTGCTCGATGGGGCAGACCAGCCCGAGGCGCAGGTCGAGGCGCGGCAACTCAGTCAGGAAATTCTCGATGCGTTGTCCAAACTATCACCGCGCCAACGTGCTGTCATCGTCCAGCGTTATTATCTGGAGATGAGCGAAAAGGAAATGTCCGAACACATGCAAGCCGCGCCGGGGACGATCAAATGGCTGTTGAACGCCGCGCGTACCCGCCTGCGCGACCTGCTGCGCACGGAAAGGAGCAGCCAATGA
- a CDS encoding N-6 DNA methylase has product MTQLENIEAIEKRLWNAADNLRANSNYASNEYFMPVMGLIFLRHAYSRFLMVKDSIEAGLPQRAGKTRELTKQDFSQKSSIFLRPNAQFDYLVSLPSEADRADAIIKAMESIEVDYATLKGVLPKAEYQELDNEVLGQLLRTLNPDELKRVSGDVFGRIYEYFLTQFADQKAHDGGEFFTPVSLVSLIANVLEPKSGQVLDPACGSGGMFVQSARFVEQLHANPAERLTFYGLEKNPTTIRLAKMNLAVHGLEGDIQKAISYYEDPHELFGKADFVMANPPFNVDEVDADKVKNDPRLPFGLSGVNNKGKVSNGNYLWISYFYSYLNAKGRAGFVMSSQASSAGRDEAKVRQKLIESGAVEAMIAIRSNFFYTRTVPCELWFLNRDKPKKHKGKILMIDARNVYRKVTRKIYDFSPEQLQNLLSIVWLYRGEDRRFLNLVAGYLTRTLTEAQACFNDDSLPAFLAAVEAFTTEITKSTEKNQKDSVDSVLSVVKDFSNDLEAFRKAIDKESAHWAKQTKPSAADLVKATERLAPLTETARDLIRDADLLYKQASRLMDGGDEETPKVSKTFRVLLKNIEESRKAATEGLKQVRYFHRQAHWLTERFPDGELCDVPGLVKLVDVTEMGEDYSLTPGRYVGVAPEEVDEDFDFEAALHDIHVELGGLNAEAAELAAKIAKNFEELGA; this is encoded by the coding sequence ATGACCCAACTCGAAAATATCGAAGCCATTGAAAAGAGACTTTGGAACGCGGCGGATAACCTGCGCGCGAATTCCAACTATGCCAGCAACGAGTATTTCATGCCCGTGATGGGACTGATCTTCCTGCGCCATGCCTACAGCCGCTTTTTGATGGTGAAGGACTCCATTGAAGCGGGGCTACCCCAGCGTGCCGGCAAGACTCGCGAGTTGACCAAGCAGGATTTCTCGCAGAAGAGTTCCATCTTCCTGCGACCAAACGCCCAGTTCGATTATTTGGTGTCGCTGCCCAGCGAAGCGGACCGGGCGGACGCCATCATCAAGGCGATGGAATCCATCGAAGTAGACTATGCCACGCTCAAAGGCGTGCTCCCCAAAGCCGAGTATCAGGAGTTGGATAATGAAGTGCTCGGTCAACTGCTGCGGACGCTCAACCCCGATGAACTCAAGCGCGTGTCGGGCGATGTCTTCGGGCGCATCTACGAATACTTTCTGACCCAGTTTGCCGACCAGAAGGCACACGATGGCGGCGAGTTCTTCACGCCCGTTTCGCTGGTGTCGCTGATCGCCAATGTGCTCGAACCCAAAAGCGGACAAGTCCTCGACCCCGCCTGCGGATCGGGCGGCATGTTCGTGCAGAGTGCCCGCTTTGTGGAGCAGTTGCACGCCAACCCCGCCGAACGCCTCACCTTTTACGGTTTGGAAAAGAATCCCACCACCATCCGCCTTGCCAAGATGAACCTCGCCGTGCATGGACTGGAAGGTGATATTCAGAAAGCCATCAGTTATTATGAAGACCCGCACGAACTGTTCGGCAAAGCCGACTTTGTGATGGCGAACCCGCCCTTCAACGTGGATGAAGTGGACGCGGACAAGGTCAAGAATGACCCGCGCCTTCCGTTTGGTCTGTCTGGCGTGAACAACAAAGGCAAGGTCTCCAACGGCAATTATTTGTGGATCAGTTATTTCTACAGTTACCTGAACGCAAAGGGTCGGGCTGGATTCGTCATGTCGTCGCAGGCATCCAGCGCGGGCAGGGATGAAGCGAAGGTGCGCCAGAAACTGATCGAGAGTGGAGCCGTCGAGGCGATGATCGCCATCCGCTCGAATTTCTTTTACACCCGCACCGTGCCCTGCGAACTGTGGTTCCTCAACCGCGACAAGCCGAAGAAGCACAAGGGCAAGATCCTGATGATCGACGCCCGCAACGTCTACCGCAAGGTGACGCGCAAGATCTATGACTTCAGCCCCGAGCAGTTGCAGAATTTGCTGTCCATCGTCTGGCTGTATCGTGGAGAAGACCGCCGCTTTCTTAATCTCGTGGCTGGTTACCTGACCCGAACCCTGACCGAAGCCCAAGCCTGTTTCAACGACGACTCCCTGCCCGCGTTTCTCGCCGCAGTGGAAGCATTTACCACTGAGATCACAAAGAGCACGGAGAAAAACCAAAAAGACTCAGTGGACTCCGTGCTCTCCGTGGTGAAAGATTTTTCAAACGACCTAGAAGCCTTCCGTAAAGCCATCGACAAAGAATCCGCGCATTGGGCAAAGCAGACCAAACCCAGCGCCGCCGACCTCGTCAAAGCGACCGAGCGCCTCGCCCCGCTGACCGAAACCGCCCGCGACCTGATTCGCGACGCCGACCTGCTCTACAAACAAGCCAGCCGTTTGATGGATGGTGGTGATGAGGAGACCCCAAAGGTTTCCAAAACCTTTAGGGTCTTATTGAAAAATATAGAAGAATCCCGCAAAGCTGCCACTGAGGGACTCAAGCAGGTGCGTTATTTCCACAGGCAAGCCCACTGGCTGACCGAGCGCTTCCCCGATGGCGAACTATGTGACGTGCCAGGGCTGGTGAAACTGGTGGACGTTACCGAGATGGGTGAAGACTACAGCCTGACCCCTGGGCGTTACGTAGGTGTCGCCCCCGAAGAAGTGGACGAAGACTTTGACTTCGAAGCCGCCCTGCACGATATTCACGTGGAGTTGGGTGGACTGAACGCCGAAGCCGCCGAATTGGCAGCGAAGATTGCCAAGAACTTTGAGGAGTTGGGGGCTTAA
- a CDS encoding DEAD/DEAH box helicase yields the protein MKPDLQSRRVLSITQSKAKMYEYNVPLDEHIDLTADPTRDPTRLFPLTIGMLGDIAAKINAGEATDTEIQELRDSLPFSARFFDAFVETRLKQENDPYIQLLGSAAYYLCNLSGSSNILAERIRNHEINFEAQGLEKLLLWLLLIKDFPTVFPDVPDSIYKGTIDAIRTLMLQFSETGSQTDATIDVARQLRRMAYEIGTPKELLLADLIGAIIRKRFDNSTWNCLPKYTDLPIESWAEVIKKKSFIKEFWSAQHLLGEKGVFKGKSAVVQMPTSAGKTKATEVVIRSAFLSKRTTLAVIIAPFRALCHEIRQGLISAFQGEDIYVDELSDVLQMDLSIERILQFQQVLVATPEKFNYVLRHEPELAQKIGLIIYDEGHQFDNGTRGITYELLLTSLKAHILDTTQIILISAVISNASQIGQWLIGDDAEPVVGLDLAPTFRSIGFSTKTDPRRNLYFVNHLNPDEWEYFVPRIIDQYQIDEDTIFPDVNAGREIALYLGLRLTNQGTIAVFCGRKRDVTGMCKFITDIFEKGLPMQPPLESSNKVEIQKLKFLHDSNLGEDAIMSKSAGLGIFAHHNNVPHGIRLAIEYAIKKEDAKFVICTSTLAQGVNLPIRYLIVNSVNQGGERILIRDFQNLIGRSGRSGMHTEGSILFADSRIYDERNRNDFARERWQTVKELLDPSKSEKCESKLYSIFNPLYGTAPESPYNNIVNFVRAYTAGTLSDILQVVQEQNANNETFNMDVLQREIDSKVNIISAIESYLMSNWDSTQNILDRAEVRNLAVGTLAYFLVVDEEQKEQIEDLFLLLAQNIETNIPDVPKRLIFGKTLYGVPASVAISAWLDEHGTELSASQNEAEIFEVMWSLLESNIHNSQFRKCDKPESMKKLALEWCHGVSFNELLNILAQDDARRQAKSRRMRYTLEDVVDVCENGFAYDGILVLGAVIELVPTLAIDNSDVVVNSLQEFQKQLKYGLPSQMAVILYELGFADRVVAMELSGTFQEVESSKDAVLQTLRARREETFVVLNKYPAYFRQVYENVAT from the coding sequence ATGAAGCCTGATCTACAATCACGGCGGGTTCTCAGCATTACTCAATCCAAGGCAAAGATGTATGAATATAATGTGCCTTTGGATGAGCATATTGACCTCACTGCCGATCCCACAAGAGATCCTACAAGGCTTTTCCCTTTAACCATAGGGATGTTAGGTGATATTGCTGCAAAAATAAATGCTGGGGAAGCAACAGACACTGAAATTCAGGAATTACGAGATAGTCTACCTTTTTCTGCGCGTTTTTTCGATGCCTTTGTTGAAACACGCTTGAAGCAAGAAAATGATCCATACATTCAGTTGTTAGGTTCTGCCGCCTACTATCTGTGCAATTTGTCTGGCAGTTCGAATATTCTTGCTGAGAGAATTCGGAACCATGAAATTAATTTTGAAGCACAAGGGTTAGAAAAGCTTTTATTGTGGTTACTGTTAATAAAGGATTTTCCGACTGTTTTTCCAGATGTTCCCGATAGCATTTACAAAGGGACGATTGATGCGATTCGCACGTTGATGTTGCAATTTAGCGAAACAGGCTCGCAAACAGATGCCACAATCGATGTGGCTCGCCAGCTAAGAAGAATGGCATATGAAATTGGTACGCCTAAAGAATTATTGTTAGCAGATTTGATTGGAGCAATCATTAGAAAGCGGTTTGATAATTCGACTTGGAATTGTCTACCAAAGTATACGGATCTGCCAATTGAATCTTGGGCAGAAGTCATTAAAAAGAAAAGCTTTATAAAAGAATTTTGGTCTGCACAACATTTACTTGGAGAAAAAGGCGTTTTTAAAGGCAAGTCAGCGGTTGTGCAAATGCCTACTAGTGCTGGAAAAACAAAAGCAACAGAAGTTGTTATCAGAAGTGCTTTTTTATCCAAGCGCACGACTCTTGCAGTAATAATTGCCCCATTCAGAGCGTTGTGTCATGAAATTCGACAGGGGTTGATTTCCGCTTTCCAAGGCGAAGACATATATGTTGACGAGTTATCAGATGTGCTTCAAATGGATTTATCCATTGAGAGAATTCTACAATTCCAACAAGTACTCGTGGCAACTCCTGAAAAATTCAATTACGTTTTAAGACATGAACCCGAATTGGCGCAGAAGATCGGCTTAATCATTTATGATGAAGGGCACCAGTTTGATAATGGTACGCGGGGGATTACTTATGAACTTTTGCTTACATCTCTAAAAGCGCATATTCTCGATACCACTCAAATTATCCTGATATCCGCAGTAATCAGTAATGCGAGTCAAATCGGGCAATGGCTTATTGGTGATGATGCTGAGCCAGTTGTTGGACTTGATCTTGCCCCTACATTTCGCAGTATTGGCTTTTCAACAAAAACGGATCCTAGGAGAAATCTTTATTTCGTTAATCATCTTAATCCCGATGAATGGGAATATTTTGTGCCAAGAATTATCGATCAATATCAAATTGATGAAGATACGATTTTTCCTGACGTAAACGCGGGTAGGGAAATTGCTCTGTATTTAGGTCTGAGACTTACAAACCAAGGCACAATAGCCGTTTTCTGTGGGCGAAAACGTGATGTAACTGGAATGTGCAAGTTTATAACAGACATTTTTGAGAAAGGGTTGCCCATGCAGCCGCCACTGGAATCTTCGAATAAGGTTGAAATTCAAAAACTCAAATTTTTACATGACAGTAACCTTGGCGAAGATGCAATTATGTCAAAAAGCGCTGGACTAGGTATTTTTGCCCACCATAATAATGTCCCTCATGGAATTCGCTTGGCAATAGAATATGCGATAAAGAAAGAAGATGCCAAATTTGTAATTTGCACATCAACATTGGCGCAAGGAGTTAATTTACCAATTCGATATTTGATCGTGAATAGTGTTAACCAAGGGGGTGAAAGAATATTAATTAGAGATTTCCAAAATTTAATTGGAAGATCTGGACGCTCTGGAATGCACACAGAGGGTAGCATCCTGTTTGCCGATTCGAGAATATATGATGAGCGTAATCGAAATGATTTTGCAAGAGAGCGCTGGCAAACAGTCAAGGAATTGTTGGATCCATCAAAATCTGAAAAGTGCGAAAGCAAGCTTTATTCAATATTCAACCCTTTGTATGGTACTGCTCCCGAATCGCCGTACAATAATATTGTGAATTTTGTCCGAGCTTACACAGCGGGTACTCTTTCAGATATTTTGCAGGTAGTGCAAGAACAAAATGCGAATAATGAAACATTCAATATGGATGTACTTCAACGAGAAATTGATTCGAAAGTAAATATCATCTCTGCAATAGAAAGTTACTTGATGTCTAATTGGGATTCGACGCAAAACATATTAGACCGCGCCGAGGTTAGAAATTTGGCAGTAGGCACTTTAGCCTACTTTTTAGTAGTTGACGAAGAGCAGAAGGAACAAATTGAAGATTTGTTCCTTCTGCTGGCGCAAAATATTGAGACTAATATCCCCGATGTTCCCAAAAGACTAATCTTCGGCAAAACTCTTTACGGAGTTCCTGCAAGTGTCGCGATATCCGCCTGGCTTGATGAACATGGAACTGAATTGTCTGCTTCTCAAAACGAAGCTGAAATATTCGAAGTAATGTGGAGTTTGCTGGAATCCAATATCCACAACAGTCAGTTTAGAAAATGTGACAAACCCGAATCTATGAAAAAATTAGCCCTTGAATGGTGTCACGGAGTTTCATTCAATGAATTGCTGAATATTCTCGCGCAAGATGATGCAAGACGCCAAGCAAAATCTAGGCGTATGAGATATACCTTAGAAGATGTTGTAGATGTTTGTGAAAATGGCTTTGCTTATGACGGTATCCTTGTGTTAGGTGCTGTGATTGAGTTAGTTCCAACGCTAGCGATAGACAATAGTGATGTTGTTGTTAATTCTCTTCAAGAGTTTCAAAAACAGCTCAAATACGGGCTTCCATCGCAAATGGCAGTCATATTGTATGAACTTGGCTTTGCAGATCGAGTAGTTGCAATGGAACTTAGTGGGACATTTCAAGAGGTTGAGTCTAGTAAAGATGCCGTTTTACAAACTCTGAGAGCGAGACGTGAAGAAACTTTTGTTGTCTTAAACAAATATCCTGCGTATTTTCGGCAGGTTTACGAAAATGTAGCGACATAA
- a CDS encoding DsrE family protein → MDTRRYLFVINDAPYGNERSYNALRHAMNLVKREGVEVKVFLVADAVYCARKDQKTPDGYYNIERMVKSLAKRGKVAT, encoded by the coding sequence ATGGACACAAGAAGATATCTATTTGTAATCAATGACGCTCCCTATGGAAATGAACGTTCTTATAATGCTCTTCGCCATGCAATGAATTTGGTGAAGCGTGAAGGGGTAGAAGTAAAAGTGTTTCTAGTGGCTGACGCTGTCTATTGTGCCCGCAAGGACCAGAAGACTCCCGATGGGTATTACAACATCGAGCGCATGGTCAAGTCATTGGCGAAACGCGGAAAAGTTGCCACTTGA